A window of Roseburia hominis A2-183 genomic DNA:
AATGATAATATAGCATCACAGAAAGTTTTTCAGAAACTTGGCTATGAAGAGCAGAGAGAAGACTACGGTTTTTCTTACCGCAGGGCAATCGGACAGAACGCAGACGGTAAATAAAGGAGAAAATATGAAAGTAATCATTGTCGCGCATAATCAGTTGAAATTAGTGCAGATGGAAATAGAGGCGCTCCGCCTGCTTGCCGGAATAGAGGAGAGAGATCTCATTATTGTGGACAACGCTTCGCAGGACGGGCTGCGCCAGTGGCTGGAAGAGAGACCCGGCATAAATTATCTTGTCTGCGATGAGGGAAGAGAGAATTACAGCACCATTCTTAACTATGCGAAAACAGAGTTTGTCACAGATGAGGACATTTTGCTGCTTGATCCCTGCTATATGATACTGCCGGATGCTATTGGAGAAATGCAGAGATTACTGTACTCCGACAGCACAATCGGTGCGGTTATGCCGAAGGTGATTCAGAACGGTTCAGAGACCGCGCCAAGCTACACAGAGGCAATTTCGCGGATACAGGCAGGGCAGATTGCGGCGGGGATGAATCTGCAGAAGCTGGAACTGACCGCAGGCTGTGTACTGCTAAAGTATGCAATGCTGGAAGAAGTGGGAGCCTTTGATGAGAAGATTGCCCTTGCGGAGAATGTGATGTGGGATTACTGTGTCAGGGGGATCAAGCTTCAGTACAGGCTGTTTGAAAGCGGCGGTGCGTTCTTCTATCAGATTGCGGAAAAGAGAACCGCGGACGAAGACGAGGAATGGGCAGTGTCAGACCGGCAGATTCTGAAGAAAAAATGGAACATGAACTACTTTAATGCCGTTCCGAACGCCGGACTGCTTTCCTACATCACAGATCCGGAAGATGCCCCCATCCGTGTTCTCGAGATCGGGTGTGACTGCGGGGCAAATCTGCTCGGGGTAAAGAACCGTTATCCCAATGCAGAGCTTTACGGTGTGGAAATCAACCCTTCGGCGGCGGAGATTGCGAACTGTATTGCGAAAGTGACCGTGGGAAACATTGAAGAACGCCAGATGGATTTTGGCGGAGTGACCTTTGATTACATTGTATTCGGGGATGTCCTCGAACATCTGAGAGACCCGGAAGGAACCCTGACATATTGCAAAGGCTTTTTAAAAGAGGACGGAAGCATTTTGGCGTCCATCCCCAATCTGATGCATGTCTCGGTTGTGCGGGGGCTGATCAACGGCAATTTTACCTATGAGGACAGGGGACTGCTCGACAGAACCCATATCCATTTTTTCACCTACAAAGAGATTCTTAGCATGTTACTGCGGACGGAACTGGAAGCGGAGGAGATAAGGATGACCTCAAACGGAGTCAGCTCCGAGGACCGGGAATTTGTAGGCAGGCTGATGGAACTGTCGGAGATTACCGACGAGAACCTGTTTTTCGCGTACCAGTTTCAGGTACAGGCGAAGGCGAAGCGCGTAGAATAGGGATTCGTGTTGAAAAACGGTTTGGAACGTGGAAAAGAAAAGGGAGGCGGCTGTCACAGATGAAACTATATGAGAAAATGAACAGCGGGGTCTATGTGATTGCAGAGATGTCCGCAAACCATGCGGGAAAAATTGAGAATGCATTCAAAATCATTGAGGAGGCGGCAAAAGCCGGCGCGGATTGTGTGAAGATACAGACCTACACGGCGGATACGCTCACGATCGACTGCAGGGAGGAACCGTATCAGATCAAGGGCGGTCTGTGGGACGGCTATAATTATTATCAGCTCTACCAGGCGGCCTATACCCCGTGGGAATGGCAGCAGGCGCTGCGGGATAAGTGCAGGGAGGTCGGTGTGGATTTTTTGTCTACGCCGTTTGACCGGACAGCGGTCGATTTCCTGGAGGATCTGGATGTGGAGTTCTACAAAATCGCGTCCTTTGAGCTGGTGGATATTCCATTGATCGAGTATACGGCGAGCAAGGGAAAGCCGATGATTATGTCCTGCGGAATGGCGTCGGAGGAAGAGATCAGGGAGGCACTTGAGGCGTGCCGGAGACAGGGAAACGAGCAGGTGGTGCTGCTGAAATGCTGCAGCCAGTATCCGGCGCAGTATGAGGATATGAATGTGGCAACAATCGCGGATATGAAGGAGCGGTTCGGCGTGCCGGTGGGACTGTCGGATCACTCAATGGGATCACTTGCGGATGTTGTGGCGGTGTCTGTGGGAGCGCAGGTCATCGAAAAGCATGTATGCCTGGATCGGACGATTGACAACCCGGACGCAGCGTTTTCCATGGAGATCGGTGAATTTGCGCAGATGGTGCAGGATGTGCGGAATGCCTGCGTGATTAAGGGAAAGGCGACCTATGAGCTGACCGAACATGAGAAGAGCAGTTTAAAATACCGCAGATCGCTGGTTGCGGTAAAACCGATTGCGGAGGGGGAGGCTTTCACCGAGGAGAATGTGCGCAGCATCCGGCCTGCCATCGGTATCAAGCCGAAGTATTACCGCACGCTGCTGGGGCGCAAGGCGAAAAAGGCGTACCGCTTCGGAGAGCCGATTCTTCCGGGTGAGGTGGAGTAGACAGATGATTGTATTTCGGGTGGATGCGAACGAGCAGGTGGCAACCGGACATCTGATGCGCACGCTTTCGATCGCGTCGGCGTGCAGGAAGCGCGGGCTGACGTGTGAGTTTTGGCTGGCAGAGGAAAAAGAGACGGAGCGGATCGCAAAGGCAGGATTTCCCTATCGGATTCTAGAGACGCGCTGGGATGCGCTGGAGGACGAACTTCCGGTCATGAAGCAGCGGTTACAGGCACAGCCGGTGGACTGGCTGGTTGTGGATTCCTACTGTGCGACGGTGCGCTATCTGGCGGAATTAAACCGGATGGTGCCGGTATTCTATGTTGACGATTTCAGAAGGGAACACTACGAGGTGTCGGCGCTGCTTCAATATATACCGTGCAGGGAGAGACAGAAGACGCCGGAGGGGCTGCATGAAAAGGACGGGGTACAGTACCTTACCGGACTTTTGTATGCGCCGCTCCGGGAGGAGTTTTCGCATCTTTCCTTTGATAAGCCACGGGAGAAGAGTATTCTTCTCTCGACGGGCGGAACCGATCCTTACAATATGGCGGGCAGAATTCTTGCGTACGGCACACAGATGCAGGAATTGCAGGACTATCTGTGGCATGTGATTGTCGGAAGCATGAACCGGAATGAGGACATGCTGCGTGAACTGGCGGCAGCAAACCCGAAGATCATACTTCACAAGAATATTCCCGATATGTGGCGCTACATGCAGCAGTGCGAGGTGGCGGTCTCGGCGGGCGGTACAACGCTTCTGGAACTGTGCGCCTGCGGGATTCCGACGGTCTGTTTTGCGTTTGCGGACAATCAGCTGGAATTTGCGGAGGAGATGGCAGAACACAACCTGTTAATTTATGCGGGGGATGTGAGAGAAAAGGATGATGCGCCGCATGTAATCTGTGAAAATCTGGTCTGCTATACGAAAGACGCCGGGAAGAGGGCGCAGAGCTTTGAGCGGATGAGAAGGCTGGTGGACGGAAAGGGCGCAGAGCGGATTGCGGCATTTTTGCAGCAGTATAAAAGAGATGTATGAGGTAGAAAATCATGCCGGTAGAGGACAGAAAAGACACAATCGCATTCATTATATGCGTGAATAATGAGCTGTATTTTGAAGAGTGCAAGTATTACATAGAGCATCTGGAAGTTCCGGCGGGATATGACATAGATGTGATCGGCATCTGGGAGGCGGATTCCATGTGCGCGGCGTACAATCTGGGGATGCGAAGCAGCGATGCAAAATATAAAGTCTATATGCATCAGGATGTTTTTATCCGCGACAGCCGTTTCCTGGAGAAGACGCTGCGTATTTTTAAGGAGCACCCGGAGACGGGGATGATCGGGATGGTTGGAGGAATCGGCATTCCGGAGAACGGCGTCGTCTATTCTTCCTGGAATGTGGGAAAAGTGGACTGCAGGGAGCCGGATCTTTCCTATGTCCTGCTGTGCGGGCCGAACCAGACCAAGGATCAGACCGTCGATGCGGTGGACGGGCTGCTGATGATGACGCAGTATGATCTGCCGTGGAGAGAGGATCTGTTTTCGGATTTTGATTTCTATGATGTGTCGCAGGCGTTTGAATTCCGCAGGGCAGGCTATGAGATTGTGGTGCCTTATCAGGAAGAACCCTGGGTGGTGCACGACTGCGGATTCGCAAAGCTCACCAATTATGACAGGAACCGGAAAATCTGTATGGAAGAGTATCCGGAATTTTTCAACGTTCCGGAGGGGGAGGAGCTGTTCTCGAGCGGAGAGTGGGATCAGCTGAGCAGTCAGCTGGCAGCGGCGATCCGCAGGATGATAGACCAGGGGCAATGGGACGAGGCCAGTCAGGCCATCGGGATCTATCATCAGAGCCAGATGAAGAGCTCCGAGCTGGAGATGCTTGCGATTATCTGTGAGATTGAGCAGACGGATCGCAGGGTAAGCAAAAGATCGTCGTTTCTGGCACAGGCGGGCAGCTGTGAAGCGATATGCCGGACCTATCTCTCGGTACGCTTTTTGCTGCATCGCATGGAGTTTGACAGACCGGCACAGGATTATCAGGAATTGATTCACGCGGTAGAAAGCGGTAACATATCAGTAGATGCCATTCTCATTCTGATCTTACATGGCGTGCTGGATAAGGAGAAGGTTCTCGGGCAGCTGGAGACATGGCATATGCCGGATCCAATGAGTGCAGAGCGGCTTAGATCCTTTCACAGGCGGATGCAGAAGGAAAACAGGGGCATTCCGTATTCCTACAGTAAGAGGGCAAAGATGGAACTGGAAAAGTACAGCAAGGAGGAACAGTGATGATACCATACGGAAGACAGACGATTGAGGAAGATGATATTGAGGAAGTAGTAAAGGTGCTGAAATCGGATTTCTTGACGACAGGACCGAAGGTGGCAGAGTTCGAGCGGGCAGTGGCAGAGTATGTCGGCGCGAAATATGCGGTCGCTATTTCAAACGATACTGCGGCACTGCATGCGGCATGCCATGCGGCGGGAATCGGACCGGGGGATGAGGTAATCACCACGCCGATCACGTTTGCGGCATCCGCCAACTGTGTGCTGTACTGCGGCGGAACGCCGGTTTTTGCAGACATTGATCCGCAGACGTACAATATCGATCCGGAGGACATCCGGCGCAAGATCACGGATAAGACCAAAGCGATTATTCCGGTGCATCTGGCAGGACAGCCCTGCGATATGGATGCCATTCATGCGATCGCAAAGGAGCATCATCTGATCGTGATCGAGGATGCGGCGCATGCGCTCGGCTCGGAATATAAGGGACGGCGCATCGGCTCCATGTCGGATATGACGACATTCAGCTTTCATCCGGTGAAGCCGATCACGACAGGCGAGGGCGGTATGATTGTGACGGACAGTGAGGAATTGTACCGGAAATTAGTGCTGTTCCGCAGCCACGGAATTACCAGAGATCCGGACCTGATGACGAGAAATGAGGGACCGTGGTTCTATCAGCAGCTCGATCTCGGCTATAATTACCGCATGACGGATATCCAGTGTGCGCTTGGCTGCAGCCAGATGCGGAAGCTGGACCGCTTCCTTGCGCGCAGAAGGGAGATCACAAAGCGCTACGATGAGGCGTTTGCGGACTGCGCGAATATTATGACGCCGTATCAGTTGCCGGAGACGAACAGCGGATGGCATCTCTATATCATACAGGTGAAGAATCACGACAGAAAGACCGTGTTTGAGCAGCTTCGGGAGAACGGTATCGCAGTGAATGTCCACTATATTCCGGTGTACTATCATCCGTACTACCAGGAGCACGGTTACAGAGAAGTACATTGTCCGGTGGCGGAGGAAGTCTACTCGCACATCATCAGCCTTCCGGTTTATCCGGGACTTACCGATGAGCAGCAGGATACGGTCATTGAAACGGTGAAGCGGCTGACAAAATAGTTTGCGGATGGTGTGGGAGAGGCAGATCATCAGAAAACAGCAGGAGAATAGAGCGGGATGGGATATGCAGGATTAAAGCAACTTATTGAGCAGAATGCGTGGAGGGAAGCCGGAAGAGAACTCGGGCAGTATATGAACGGGGAATGGGATGATGAACTCGCCGTGCTGGCAGCAACGGTTTTCTCTGCGCTGGGCGACTGGGAAGGCGCCTATACCTGCATCGCGCAGGGACTGCAGTACAATTACAAAAATTACGAACTGTATCTGCTGCTGGGCAATTATTATGAGCGCAAAAATTGCAACCAGGCGTGGCTCTGCTATGAAAATGCGCTCTATTATTGCAGCGATGAAGACGATCGCAGGATCATACAGCAGCACAAAGAGCGTGTACAGCAGGATGACCGGTGGTGCGTGCATAAGGTTTCGATCGTGATATTGACGTATAATCTCAAAGACATGAATATGCAGTGTATCGGCAGCATCCGGGACACCTGCGATCCGTCGAGCTACGAGCTGGTCGTGGTGGACAATGCATCTACAGACGGCACGCTGGAATGGCTTCGGGAGCAAAAAGATATGACACTCGTGAGCAACCAGGAAAACAAGGGCTTTCCGGCTGGGTGCAATCAGGGAATCAAGGCGGCAGAGCCGGAAAATGATATCCTTCTTCTGAACAATGATACGATTGTTCTGCCCAATTCTATTTTCTGGCTTAGGATGGGGTTATATGAGGAGGAACGGATCGGCGCCACGGGAAGCATGTCAAACAGCGTGATCAACGGGCAGAGAATTGAGGCGAAGCTTGCCGGTGTGGAGGAATACATAACATACGGCACGGCAATGAATATCCCCATGGAAAATGCGCTGGAGAAAAAGACCTGGCTGGTAGGATTTGCGATGCTGCTGAAACGGAAGGCGCTGGATGAGGTCGGACTTCTGGATGAACGGTTTTCCCCGGGGCAGAACGAGGATGTAGATCTGTGCATCCGGCTGAATCTGGCGGGGTGGCAGATGCGCCTCTGCCACAATAGTTTTATCGTGCATTACGGTCATGGAAACGGCAGGAACTCGGATATCTGGAAGCAGACGTTCTCAGTTACAAGTGAGAAGTTCCGGGAAAAATGGGGCTTCGATATGTCCTATTATACCTACAGCAGAAAAGAACTGATTGCGATGATTTCCGAGCCGAAAGAGAGCAGAATACGCGTGCAGGAAGTGGGATGCGGATGCGGTGCAACGCTTGCGCATATTGCGTATGAGTGGCCGGACGCGAAGGTAAGCGGAATTGAGATCCAGGATGACATTGCGAAAATCGGTGCAAATTATCTGGATATCCGGCAGGGAAACATTGAGACCATGCAGATCCCGTATGAAAAAGATACGTTTGACTATATCATACTGGCGGATGTGTTGGAGCACCTGCATGATCCAGAGCGGATTCTGCAGAAATTACTGCCCTATCTGAAGGCGGACGGCAGTATTCTGTGCAGTGTTCCCAATATTTTAAACCGCCATGTAATCAGCGATCTTCTGCGCGGAAAGCTGGAGTACCAGGACGCAGGAATTTTAGACCGCACGCATCTGCGCTTTTTCACAATGGACAGTATTGTGAGGGTATTTGAACGGTGCGGAATGGAAGTCACACAGATGATGGCGACCTACGATACGGAAGAGCTGGATGCCGAAGCGGAAGAATTGATGAACGCACTGTATCAGATTCCACATATTGCGGACAGACAGTTGTTTCAGGTGTACCAGTATGTTTTCCGGGCAAAGAGGGGGCGGGAGGCGGAATGAAAAAAGTAAGTGTAATTGTACCCTGCCACAATGCGGCGAAATGGCTTCCACAGTGCTTTCTGTCGCTGGTGCAGCAGTCGATCGGAATCGACGGACTGGAGCTGATTTTTGTGGATGACGCATCGGACGATGCGGGCGAGACATGGGCGCTGCTGGAGGAATTTGAGCGCGCGTATCCCGAGAGCATCATGATTATCCATCTGGAAGAAAATCTGCGTCAGGGAGGCGCCCGAAACGTGGCGCTCGGTTATGCGACGGGGGAGTATCTTGCGTTTGTCGATGCGGATGATTTTGTGGAGAAGGATTTCCTTGAGAAGGTATACCGGCGTGCGGTGGAGAACGAAGCCGATATCGTACAGTTTGATTATGTGTACTATACGGAAAGACTTGGAAAAGTGGCGTCGGGAAGGACGACCGCGGACGAGAGCATCCAGATTCAGACAAAGGAGGAGCGGAAGCGTTTCCTTATCAGCGAGAAGATCACCTACGGCTGTTGGAACAAGCTGTACCGGAGATCGCTCGTGGAGCGGGCGGGCGTCCGTTATGCCGAGCATGTCATTTATGAAGAACCGCTGTTTGTGTATCCGCTGTTGTTCTACGGAAACCGCTTTGAAATCATGGCGGAAGCTTTTTACTGCTACCGCCAGAATGAGGTGGGAACCATGCGCCGGGATATGCGTCAGATGACAACGTTGCAGATGCATGCAGATGTGCAGCTTGCCGTGTGGCATTTTATGAAGCAGACGCCGTTTTTCCGGGAGTATTATGAGGAGATCAAGCTGTATTTTCTGCATACGTATTTCTATGAGACGCTGCTGTTTGCGGTGCAGCGCGGATTTGAAGTGCCGTATTCCATGTATGAGACGCTGCGGGATACCGTAAAGGCGGAGGTGGCAGACTATAGGGAGTCTCCCTATGCGGCGATGATTCCAAGGCAGATGGAGCTGTACCGGGTAGAGAATGAAGCGGAAAATAGAGAAAGTATACAGAAGCGGGTAAAGGCATTTATAAGTAAAATGTGAAAAATACTTGCGAAAAGTGTTTGGAAGTTATGCTGTGATGAAGGGAGAAAGAAGAATGTATGAAGAGTTAATTGCAAAAATGAATCCTCGCCCTAAATTTAATCTGCAGTGGTATAAGAACGAAGATTTATATTCGGATGGCGAGGTAGAAGATTTTATAATTAAGATAATTGCAGAAAATAGACCGGAAGACTACAGCAATGCTGTCTATGAGCAATTTAATTGGCCGATATATTATCATTTGTCGCCGCTACGAAAAAATATTCTAAATTGGTACAAATTCAAACCAGATAGCAGTGTATTGGAAATTGGCTGTGGTATGGGCGCAATTACAAGTGTACTGTGCGATGAATGTAAGGATGTTACGGCAGTGGAACTCTCAAGAAAACGTGCAACAGCAACGCTTCTCCGGTGCCGTGAAAAAGAAAATCTTGAGATTATTGTTGGAAACTTGAATGATATTGAATTTGATAAAAAATATGACTATATTACACTGATAGGCGTTTTGGAATACCAGGGGACTTATACGGAATCAACAAATCCGTACATGGACTTTTTGGTTAAGATTAAGCAGTTGCTGAAACCAGATGGGAAATTGCTTGTCGCAATAGAGAATCAGTACGGTTTAAAATATTGGTGCGGAATGCCAGAAGATCATGTTGGAATACCGTTTGAAGGGATAAATCAGTATAGGGATGTTGAGAGAGGGGTAAGGACATTTTCAAAAACAGCGTTAGACATACTTCTTAGAGAAAGTGGTTTTCTTAATACATACTTTTATTATCCATTTCCGGATTATAAATTGCCTACCGTTATTTACTCTCAGGATGTTTTGCCAAGTAAGAAAGACACGGTAAATTCTGAAAATTTCAGAGGTTACAGCTCGGCCGGTGAAAACACATTAATTGCAAATGAAAAAAATCTTTATATGGATATTGTAGAAAATCATGTGTTTGAGTTTTTTGCAAATTCATTTTTGGTGGAGTGCTCCGACAGCAGTCAGCTAGGGGAAATAACATTTGCGAGATTAACAAGCGAACGCAAGGAACAATATCGAATGGCAACAAGATTTACGAGGGATAGCACCGTTGAAAAGAAGCCGCTTACGATGTTATGCGCACAGACACATATAAGGCAACTGCTCAAAAATGTAAATATTTTGAAACAAGCGGGTATAAAAATAGTAGAATATAGGGCTGATAATGGGATGGTGGTCAGTGATTACATTGAAAAACCGCTTTTGGAAGACGTAATTTTAAACGTGTTAAAAGAAGAGAACACCGATGAAATTTACAGATTGATAGATTTGGTGTATGGAGAAATATTGCGATCTTCTGAGCAAATTTCGTGGAAGGATAATATATTATATACACTGGATCTGGGAATAGAAGAGAACGAGGAAGTATTTGGACCAATATTAAAAATCGGTTTTCTGGATATGAGTTTTAGAAATGCATTTTATTGTGAGGGAGAAATACTTTGGTTTGATCAGGAATGGGTTTTGGAGGCAGTGCCAGCTAAATTTATTTTATACTATGCATTGACATTGTTGTATTATTCATATCCTCAGTTGGAAGGGGCATGTCCGTCTGCGGAGGTAATTGCACGTTATCATATGCAGGATGCTTGTGAAGCATTTGAAAAGCTCCGGGAATTGTTTGGATACTTAGTGTCCGATGAGGCACAGGTTATGATGGGAAGAGCATTCAGTATTGATAGTACAATGGATTATATATCAAATGTTAAGAAACTTATGAAATAAAAAGTTGAAAGTAGCGGAAGTGTTATGCTAAAGAAACAGCACGGATGATTCGATATAAATATCAGAAGTATATCAAAAATCTCAGGGAAGAGGTAGAATAACATGGTGGTTAATCATAATATGGCGGCAATCTGTGAGAGCAGGCAGCTGCGCTATAACGTGAAGAAGATGGAAAAATCTTCCAAAAAGCTTGCGACAGGGTACAAGCTGAACACAGCAAATGATGATGCGGCAGGCTTGCAGATATCAGAGACGATGCGGCATCATGTGAAAGGGCTGAACAAAGCCTCCCGGAATTCACAGGACGGCATCAGTATGCTGCAGACGGCGGATGCAGCGCTCCAAGAGACGCAGGATGTTCTCGATCGTATGGTGGAGCTGACGACGCAGGCAGCCAATGACATCAACACAGACTCGGATCGCAGGGCTATTCAGGATGAGTTGGATCAGCTGAACAAGGAAGTGGACCGCATCGCCTATACGACGCACTTCAATCAGCAGTATATGTTGGCGGAGGGAACGCCGCAGGCGGCACCGGGATATTACCGCATACAGTCCGGGGCACTGAACGGACAGGCGATAGATATCCATTTTGTAAATGCGAGCAAGGAGAGCCTTGGCACAGACAAAGTGAATGTATCTTCGCATGCGAAGGCGTCGGAATCCATCACGATGGTTCAGGACGCGATTGAACAGGCGGCGCTCTGGAGAGACGAGTTCGGCAGCCAGCAGGAGCGTCTGGAACATGCCGTGCGCAATACGGACAACACATCACAAAATACGCAGAGTGCGGAGTCAGGGATCAGAGACACCAACATGAATATGGAGATGGTATTATATTCGACCAACCGGATTCTGGTGCATGCATCCCAGAGTATTCTGGCACAGTATAATGATGATGCAAAATCAGTGCTTGAGATTTTGAAATAGTCAGACACGATAAAGAGATAAGAGGGGCAGTTTGTTGATACGAATGCCCTTCCTATCTCTTTATGAGCATTTTTAAGCAGATAAGCATCTGGGATGACAGAGGCGTCCCGGGCGTTTGCCGGGGAACATGGAGCAATGAACAACTGGGATAAGATATGGAAGAAGCGGACCGCGAAGATTGAGAATCGCGCAACCGTATTTGAAATGTTTAAGGAATTAAAACGGGCGGACGGATTTGATACACAGGATGTGCAGGGATATTATGAGGCGTTTTTCCTGCAGTGGGAGTGCATGGCGCAGCGGATCGAGACGGGGTGTGCGGGAACGATCGGCAGTCTGTATGAGATTGGCTGTGGAAGCGGTGTGAATCTGTATCTATTTTCCGCGTTGAAGCATGTGGCGGTGCTCGGCGGTCTGGATTACTCCAAAAACCTCATCCGCATAGCCCAAAGCGTGGTGCCGGAGGCGGACGTGGGATGTGAGGAGGCGCTCAGGGTGCCGACAGAGCTGAGGTACGATGTCGTTCTGGCAGACAGTGTGTTTCAGTATTTTAATGATGCTGATTACGGGCAGAAGGTGCTGGAACGCATGTGGGCGAAGGCGGGGAAGATGGTTGTTGTCACCGAAGTGCACGATCAGGAGAAAAAAGACGAACACATGGCATACCGCCGGAAGTGTGTTGAGAATTATGATGAAGTATATGCGGGGCTGGACAAAACATTTTACACCAGAGAGATGTTCCTGCAATTTGCAGAGGAGCACGGGGGCAGATGTGAGATCGTACAACCTGATAACGAACTGTACTGGAATAACCGGTTTGTGTTTGATTGCTATTTGTATAAAGAATAATGCGTGAAGGGTGACGGTATGCAGGCAATTATTTTAGCGGCAGGAATGGGAAAACGTCTGGGAAAGCTTACTCAGAACAATACAAAATGCATGGTGGAAGTGGGCGGCGTGCGCCTGATAGAGAGAGCACTATACATTCTGGATAAGAAGAATCTGTCGAGGATTGTAATGGTCGTGGGCTATCAGTGTGAAAATCTGATGCAGTTTGTCGACAGACTGGGAATTGATACGCCGGTAGAATACATCATCAATGAGGTGTATGACAGAACCAATAACATATACTCGCTCTCCATGGCAAAAGACTGGCTTGTGAAAGAGGATACCCTTTTGCTGGAATCGGATCTGATTTTTGAGGAAGCGCTGATTGACCTGTTGCTTGAGGATTCGCGCGAGACGCTGGCGCTTGTGGACAAGTTTGAAAACTGGATGGACGGGACATGTCTGGTTGTGGATGAGGACGACCGGATTGTCGATTTTATTCCGGGAAAGCTGTTGGAGTATTCGCAGAAGGAGCGCTATTACAAGACGGTCAATATCTACAAGCTGAGTGCAGATTTTTCCCGGAATGTGTATGTGCCGTTTCTGGAAGCGTACG
This region includes:
- the pseI gene encoding pseudaminic acid synthase, giving the protein MKLYEKMNSGVYVIAEMSANHAGKIENAFKIIEEAAKAGADCVKIQTYTADTLTIDCREEPYQIKGGLWDGYNYYQLYQAAYTPWEWQQALRDKCREVGVDFLSTPFDRTAVDFLEDLDVEFYKIASFELVDIPLIEYTASKGKPMIMSCGMASEEEIREALEACRRQGNEQVVLLKCCSQYPAQYEDMNVATIADMKERFGVPVGLSDHSMGSLADVVAVSVGAQVIEKHVCLDRTIDNPDAAFSMEIGEFAQMVQDVRNACVIKGKATYELTEHEKSSLKYRRSLVAVKPIAEGEAFTEENVRSIRPAIGIKPKYYRTLLGRKAKKAYRFGEPILPGEVE
- a CDS encoding methyltransferase domain-containing protein, which encodes MKVIIVAHNQLKLVQMEIEALRLLAGIEERDLIIVDNASQDGLRQWLEERPGINYLVCDEGRENYSTILNYAKTEFVTDEDILLLDPCYMILPDAIGEMQRLLYSDSTIGAVMPKVIQNGSETAPSYTEAISRIQAGQIAAGMNLQKLELTAGCVLLKYAMLEEVGAFDEKIALAENVMWDYCVRGIKLQYRLFESGGAFFYQIAEKRTADEDEEWAVSDRQILKKKWNMNYFNAVPNAGLLSYITDPEDAPIRVLEIGCDCGANLLGVKNRYPNAELYGVEINPSAAEIANCIAKVTVGNIEERQMDFGGVTFDYIVFGDVLEHLRDPEGTLTYCKGFLKEDGSILASIPNLMHVSVVRGLINGNFTYEDRGLLDRTHIHFFTYKEILSMLLRTELEAEEIRMTSNGVSSEDREFVGRLMELSEITDENLFFAYQFQVQAKAKRVE
- a CDS encoding glycosyltransferase family protein, translated to MPVEDRKDTIAFIICVNNELYFEECKYYIEHLEVPAGYDIDVIGIWEADSMCAAYNLGMRSSDAKYKVYMHQDVFIRDSRFLEKTLRIFKEHPETGMIGMVGGIGIPENGVVYSSWNVGKVDCREPDLSYVLLCGPNQTKDQTVDAVDGLLMMTQYDLPWREDLFSDFDFYDVSQAFEFRRAGYEIVVPYQEEPWVVHDCGFAKLTNYDRNRKICMEEYPEFFNVPEGEELFSSGEWDQLSSQLAAAIRRMIDQGQWDEASQAIGIYHQSQMKSSELEMLAIICEIEQTDRRVSKRSSFLAQAGSCEAICRTYLSVRFLLHRMEFDRPAQDYQELIHAVESGNISVDAILILILHGVLDKEKVLGQLETWHMPDPMSAERLRSFHRRMQKENRGIPYSYSKRAKMELEKYSKEEQ
- a CDS encoding methyltransferase domain-containing protein, with protein sequence MGYAGLKQLIEQNAWREAGRELGQYMNGEWDDELAVLAATVFSALGDWEGAYTCIAQGLQYNYKNYELYLLLGNYYERKNCNQAWLCYENALYYCSDEDDRRIIQQHKERVQQDDRWCVHKVSIVILTYNLKDMNMQCIGSIRDTCDPSSYELVVVDNASTDGTLEWLREQKDMTLVSNQENKGFPAGCNQGIKAAEPENDILLLNNDTIVLPNSIFWLRMGLYEEERIGATGSMSNSVINGQRIEAKLAGVEEYITYGTAMNIPMENALEKKTWLVGFAMLLKRKALDEVGLLDERFSPGQNEDVDLCIRLNLAGWQMRLCHNSFIVHYGHGNGRNSDIWKQTFSVTSEKFREKWGFDMSYYTYSRKELIAMISEPKESRIRVQEVGCGCGATLAHIAYEWPDAKVSGIEIQDDIAKIGANYLDIRQGNIETMQIPYEKDTFDYIILADVLEHLHDPERILQKLLPYLKADGSILCSVPNILNRHVISDLLRGKLEYQDAGILDRTHLRFFTMDSIVRVFERCGMEVTQMMATYDTEELDAEAEELMNALYQIPHIADRQLFQVYQYVFRAKRGREAE
- the pseG gene encoding UDP-2,4-diacetamido-2,4,6-trideoxy-beta-L-altropyranose hydrolase, with translation MIVFRVDANEQVATGHLMRTLSIASACRKRGLTCEFWLAEEKETERIAKAGFPYRILETRWDALEDELPVMKQRLQAQPVDWLVVDSYCATVRYLAELNRMVPVFYVDDFRREHYEVSALLQYIPCRERQKTPEGLHEKDGVQYLTGLLYAPLREEFSHLSFDKPREKSILLSTGGTDPYNMAGRILAYGTQMQELQDYLWHVIVGSMNRNEDMLRELAAANPKIILHKNIPDMWRYMQQCEVAVSAGGTTLLELCACGIPTVCFAFADNQLEFAEEMAEHNLLIYAGDVREKDDAPHVICENLVCYTKDAGKRAQSFERMRRLVDGKGAERIAAFLQQYKRDV
- the pseC gene encoding UDP-4-amino-4,6-dideoxy-N-acetyl-beta-L-altrosamine transaminase, whose protein sequence is MIPYGRQTIEEDDIEEVVKVLKSDFLTTGPKVAEFERAVAEYVGAKYAVAISNDTAALHAACHAAGIGPGDEVITTPITFAASANCVLYCGGTPVFADIDPQTYNIDPEDIRRKITDKTKAIIPVHLAGQPCDMDAIHAIAKEHHLIVIEDAAHALGSEYKGRRIGSMSDMTTFSFHPVKPITTGEGGMIVTDSEELYRKLVLFRSHGITRDPDLMTRNEGPWFYQQLDLGYNYRMTDIQCALGCSQMRKLDRFLARRREITKRYDEAFADCANIMTPYQLPETNSGWHLYIIQVKNHDRKTVFEQLRENGIAVNVHYIPVYYHPYYQEHGYREVHCPVAEEVYSHIISLPVYPGLTDEQQDTVIETVKRLTK